A region of the Drosophila subpulchrella strain 33 F10 #4 breed RU33 chromosome 3L, RU_Dsub_v1.1 Primary Assembly, whole genome shotgun sequence genome:
AATGTTGCGAGGAGCGCGGCGTAGATGCGAAGTCGTAGGCAATCCGTTTTCGGCAATTGTCACTGACGCCCGAACCCGTTCCGCCCACTCCACCGCTGGACGAGATGGTCAGCGAGTAGTCACCGCCATCCAGCAGGCGTCCCTCGTTGTATTTCCGCTTGCGCTGCTGTGAAATTAGCGAGCTGGGATTGGTCAGCGAGCACTCGGAGAAGCCGACGGCAGAAGAGGCAGTGGAAAGTGACAGGGAGATGGGCTCATCGGGGTCCATAACGTCCAGGTCAAAGGTCTCGCTGAGACTGGCATTGCTACCGCCGTAGCTGCTACCATTACCGTTCTGGCACGTGCAGATCTCCTCCAAGTCGGAGCAGTTGTTCTCCTCATCGCAGTTGCCCCACGGCTCCTCGGCACTAAAGTCTCCGGGCTCCACCAGGCCGCCGTCTCCACCGGCAGCTCCCTCTTCCACCACCACTTCCAGGTGAACAACATCGCTGGAACCGTTTCGTCGTTGCCGAACTGATGCAGCCGGCTGGGCACCGGCTACTCCTGCTCCACTCGCTGCTGAAAGATTGCTGCGTGCCAGGAAACGCTCTTGGGTTTGGGCGCTGGCATTGACCTGACGAGCTGCTTTTGTCGTTGATGCTGTGGCATACTGGCAACGATTTGAGTTGGACGCTCCAGCTCCGGATGAGGTGGAAGCCGATGTCGAAGCCTGAGAGTCACCCAAGCAAGCGGTTCCGGCAGAACAATCCGCTGTTGGATTGATGGCGGTGGTGCGACTGCAACCACCTTCCTGAGAGGTCTGCGATCCCACCGAGCTGTAGGACACCGATGCACTTGCATTCTCCTCCTGATCCTGTTGGCAGCTGCCACTGGATGTGGACGATCCGGATACGGATGGAGCCAGACCTGGGTAATCATTCGAATTGGTGTTGGTGTACACATCCGTTCGGGCTGCTCCGGTACAGCTGGTCGCTGACTCTGTGGATTTTGACGTGGAACTGGAACTGTTCCGATGCTGGCTGCAACTGGAGGCGCCCAACGTGGAGCCCAGATTTAGTTTGGCAGTGGACTTGCTTAGCCGGCTGTTGGTGTACTTGCGACTGCTCGTGGGAGTCGTGGACAGATCCTTGTTGTAGGTGTACTTGCTGTCCGAGGAGACGGTGCGCccattgctgctgctgggccaGTCGTCACTGTTGGCCGTGCCCGATCCATTGGCCACCCTGTTGCCCCCCGCCACGGACTTGATCAGACTTAGATTCAGTTTGTTCTGGCTCATCATGGAGCTGGTGCGCAGGATGATGCCGCCCGTCAGGCGTTGCTCCGTCTCGAAGTCACGGCGCTCGATCAGATCCATGGACTCAATGTCTGCCTTGGACAAGGCCGAACTGGAGTTTGAGCTGGAGCTGGATGTGGAGGCCTCCTCGGGAGCGGCGGCGTTGGCAGAGGCTGCTGGCGAGGGATTCGAAACGGCGTTGGCCGTCAGGCTCATCTGCTTCAGGCGCACGGACATGAGACGGTCGTGCAAGGAGGAGCAAGTGGCCGCATCGTCGCCCTCAGAAGGATTGTCGTCCAGGCCGACACTGACCGGTTCAGACTTGAAGCTTCTTCCTAGTGCCAGGTTCTCCGCCTGCTCTTCTTCGCCCAGCAAGAACTCGTCGCTCAATCTCTTCGGCTTGCCTGTGAGCTCCGACTGCGGTCCGGTTGTGACCACTTGGCCGGGGTGCGGCTGGGCCTCCTCCACGACGGGCGTTTCCAGGAAGATCTTGGATCCATCTGCCGCCATGATTGTGCCATCGGCCAGAGCCAATTGTGATGTGTTCGGGCAGTCGATTGCGGCCACTACAATATCCCCTACGTCCTCGTCATCGTCCTCAATCAGTTCCTCCTCAAACTCGTCCTCGGGCTCGGGCTCCTCATCATCGTCAATGTCGTTTATAAGGCATACAACCGGAGGATCCTCATTGTCCTCGTTAAAGAAGCCCTGACGACTGTGCTCCGAGGAGGCGGTGTGGCCCAGGCCAGGATGGCCACCATTCAAGGTGTCCGTGGAGGAGCTGTCGTCGACGGCAACCACGCCCACCGTGGACGCCGCCCCCGCACTGGTGGGCAGTGAGTTGGAAGAGCTAATCTCAAAGGTGCTGGACTCGTCGTCCAGAACTACGGCGAAACCATGTTGTGAGTTTGACGACACACACACGTCCTCCACATCGTCCCGCAGCGTTGACATAGATACAAAGGCTTCTCCGCCGTCTCCCGGTGATCCTGCTGATCCTACTTCTCCTAATGCCGCTTCTAATCCCTCTGATGCTCCTGCTTTCCGGCTGGTGGAGGCTTGACTCTTGGCCCACGTGGAGGTGGAGCTGGTGACTGCTAACTGAGTACGCTCCCCTGCACTGGCCACGGATTCACTGCTAGCAGCTGGGCATCCTCTTTCCATAATACTTTTCAGGCATTCAAAAGTGGGCAGCACGCTCTCCTGGAATTATTAACGGTTTGAAATTGATAAATGGGAAGTTAAGAGCACGATATCTGTAGGgaaattaaatactttttcaTTAAGTGTTTGGAAGTTTCGAGCAAAGGATGCGTGGAAATATAAAAGATGTTctataaatttgaaattaggGAAGGAAGCTCTAACTTGAGAAACCAAGGGTGTTACAAATTTTTCACCGCTTACAACAAATCCGATCCTTTTTTGCCCTGAGAATCGAAGATGATCCGAAATTCCCACGCAACAAGCGCAAACTGAtggttgcaaaaaaaaaatccaaagcAATGAAAAGCAGTGGGAAAAATTTGTTGTAACGTCGCTgcctctgccggcgtcgctggaACTCGAAAAAGGAAATCACAAAAGTGCATCGGATCGGCGGAAGAGGCTAAAACGGCGCGAAGTAGAATGGGAAAAAGAAGACGAAACGGGTATTACAACAACAGCGAAGAGAGACAGCAGGCAGCAAAAAGGTATTGCGGAGAGGAGAGAAGAACAGAGATGACGAGAGCGAGAAGTAACGGACGTAAGAAGAAGAAGCACCAAAGATACACAGCAGCCGCACcaccaacaacaaaaacaacaacatcacGTACACCTTGCAATTCAAGCCGCTATCTTTTCCCTCCGCTTTTGACTGGCTTTCGGAGATGATCAACGCGGGGAGCAGTCACTGTTTACCGGGACAATGAGTCACTGAACTCAGGCTAGGGAACATCTTTTGGCCTTTTAATAAAGTTACTGGGATCATTTGgaagatttaaaattaatgactGAAATACTTACATTTATAGAACAATTTTAATAGCTGAAGTGAAAAACTCTagttcaataaatatttataaattatattcatGGACTTTTTTGACAGTGCTCTGTTGCTTATCGTTGCATTTAGTCACGAAATGTAAAGTGCTGACTAGTTGTAGAATCTATGCAAGCCCAAGCAAAGATTACTACTGCCTCCAGGTTGAGTCACAGAAGTTTAGGGCTTTAAAAAATACATGTCACATCAATGTCAAGTATAATCAGAAAAAACGTGATTTTGAATTAAAGTTCGAAATAAAGTACCAACATTGAGGTTAgtcacattttaaaataaataactccAACTAACAGTTTTTTCCCGGAAAAAGCGAAAACACATATCAATACATTTTATATCATGAATCAGCGATCGGTGACAttcaagaaaataaattttgttctCTTCTCTGATCCTTGTTCCCAGTCACAGTGACTGGAAAATCGAAGCTGCGCATCTCTGATGCTTGACAGCAGCTTGACTGGCCATCACATCCTACCagcagacacacacacacacagacgcTCCCGATCCCGAGAGAGTAGAAAAAGGGATCGCTGCAGGCAGAGATTGGAAGAttcggaggaggaggacgacgacgaaaggaggaggaggagccgcAGAGATCAGCCATTGCAGCGCAGCATCCGCAGAACAAAAGGGGCGAGATCACAAAGGAATTTTCAGCGCTCCTGCTGTTGCATCACTGGCCAAGCAGATCAGATGTGCAGGCATTTCTCCCGAACATTTTCTTTCATTCTCATTCTCTTCCCACCCTCCTGTCCCCCTCCCCTTGCCCCTGGCCTTTGGCTGTTGACCTCCCGaaaaaatacgtttttttAGGGTCGCTCTAGGGCTCTCCGCTTTCACACCGCATTTTGATACGCATTTTACCTGTGCCACAGGACAACAGAATATCGGGGATGCGCGCTCGAGAACATTTTCTCTCTGTGGATTTTAACCACGGGTGTGGAGTCGTCATAATCGTTGCATACACACGCTCACATTCACACGCTGCCAAATGGGCAGAGAGACGGAGACCTGTGGTCCCCAGTCCCAGTAGTCGCAGTCCCCCAAAAATAGATTACTTTCGTTGCAAATTCAGAGCAGCAATGCGCGTTCCTTGAGGATTTTGAGCTTCCCCACATCCGCTGGCTTCCCTAACCCCACTTTTCTGCACCTGCAAATGCAGCGGATGGAATACGGAGGGATAGCCATAGCCCCATAATTCGTGGAGCaaacaacaaaagaaaaatgtgGACATTGTTGTACACACAGGCAGAGCCACACACACATGCTCACTCACTCGCTCGCAGCAAAAGTTTAAATGCGCGTGGTCCCGTGCAAATTGTTTATAAACTTTTGGGTAGCTGTAATTTGGATGAGCCCAAAACACACACACCCCGCTGTTGTGGCTACAATTGTTGTTTTTTCAACTATTTAAGTGCACATTTACGCGTGTAAAAGTTTTTGCGTTTGGGCCCACTCTCACGCACACTGGCGcagcccacacacacacgcgcaaTCGAATTTTTCACATACGTTTTAAGGACGTTGCTCCTCGGAGAATTGCGAACTTTTTGCTTTTTTCAGACGACTCTCACTCTGTCTATCTGGTTTTCTGATCTTTAGATACAAGAATATGCATGTAATTTGCGGATTTGGACAGATTTTGGAcccgaaaaaaaaactgtGCGGATCCAGTGTGACCGCCGCTCGAGGATTCAAAGATACCATGGGAATTTCGACTCCAAGCTAGAGATGTGCGTGTCTGCGCGTGACACGACGCCAATATTGTaagttagttttaaaaaatttccaAAATATTAGGATTTTTGGGGTCTTTCTGTTTGTTAATATTTCAAgatatgtatataattttttataaaccaAACCTAAATGTTGTTACACtgttattttcatttgtataCGTTTTAtgcttgaaaatttatttattaatattttgaagaAGCCAGGATCAAAGACCATATTATAGAAGTTAATGAAATAGGTATAaacttgtttgttttttaataataactaTCGAAATTTAATAGGAACGGAGGGGAATGTGGTTACACTAGCATTTCCGTCCACACAATGTTTAGGTCACACTCAGAAATTGCAAATTTCGAATTTCGACGGTCGCAATGAGTGGAGCTCTCGGAGACGTGGTGTCCGAATATCTGGAGCGGGGGTTGGTGCTCGTGATAGCGGACCTGCTGAGCCTGATCACGGTCTCCTCCTGCCTGGTCATCAAGGTGCCGCAGATCAACACGATCCGGGCGAACGAGTCCTCGAAAGGTGAGCACCGCCCACACAAAAGCCTCACAACCACCCTCCCACTCATGATGTCCATGATTCCGGACCAGGCATTAGCGTTTTGGGACTGTGCCTGGAGCTGTTCAGCTATACGGTGATGCTGTCCTACAACTACACCAGTGGCTACGATTTCCTCTCGTACATGGAGTATCCTGTCCTGCTGCTGCAGGAGTACGCCCTGATTTACTACGCCTTCAAGTACCAGGATCTGCTGGGCAAGAGGACTCAGCTGGTGGCCGTGCTATATAGCATAGTGGCCACTCTCATCTACCTGAAGCTCTTCCCCGTTATCATCCTTACGTTCCTGGTGGTGAGTAAGCATAGCTATCACCTGGCTACTGATTAGGTGGGAATGCTTGCCCAGATAACGACTTCGCGGAAATTCAAAACCCGTTCCGCACTcacttttttaattaactaATTATGCTATATAGCAAACGAGTTTGCTTTGATTTGTTTTAGTTTGGAGGGAGGCGCTCTTAACTGGGCAGCATCTCTTCCCAAGGTCACCGGTGTTTGTTGTATAATATTTGAGCAGCTATTAATACCTTTTGTGCTCGGGCAATTAATATATATTGcagaatttatttaaatatttgttctttCTTTAGCCATTCTGCACGCCCATCGGAGCCACGAGCAAGGTGCTCCAGCTGCTGGCCATCCTAAGGACCAAAGATGCCAGTTCCGTCAGTAGAACCACATGGGCGCTCTCCGCCTTCACAAACATGAGTGAGATCACAGCTTGCATTCCCCCGCTTGAGGTCATCAATTAACGTGTTTATCGCTTACAGCTCGAATATACACGGTATTCTTCCAATCCCACGACTGGATGTTGCTGTCCAACTTCCTGATTTCGACGTTCCTTAGCGCCTCCGTCTTCGCCGCCGCTTGTTTCTACAAGAAGAAGGCCAAGGCGGAGTAACTGGTCACCCTGATTAGAAGAGCTCAACATAGACAAACACTGCGCTGCCTGGAAGTGCTTATCAGTCATTGTTTTAATTCGATTTGCTTATCTGTTTAAAATGATATTAGAACTACTCGTTTGAATAGGTTATTTTCACTCGTTTAACTGTCCGCGTAGAAAGCCACTGCAATTGCTCCCACCACTGTGAGAATAGACACAAGATAGATGGCCCAGCGCTGCCAGTCGATCTTGGTTTTGGCCGGACCCACATCCACAGTTTTGCGCTCCTTGTGCTTGCGCTTGCCGAACTTCGCCTCGAACTTTTCGAGCTCCAGGCGGTTTCGCTCCTCCTCGTTGCGACGCTTCTGCTCCAGCTGCTGTAGCTCCGCCGCCTGGGCGCGGGATTGCTCAGCCTTGCAGATGGAGTCGCATTCCAAAGATGTTTGACCAGCACGGTGTTTGTCGCAGGCAATCTCCTGCTTGAGTCGCTTGCAGGCGCAGAAGATGCGAACCTTCTTGCGGCACAAATCGGGATTTGGACACTTGCCCGAGTGGCAAATAGCTGTGCAGCGATGTCCGCAGGGATACTAGAAGAATAAAGGAAATTTATTCCCTTTATATCCTGTATTTACTAAGATATACCCACATTCTTCAAGCACCGGTTGAGGCAGCTGCGTAGCTTCTCCCTACGCTCGATAATCTCCTGGACAGTGCCCGACTCATCGAAATACTCACTGCACTTGTACACCAACTGATTGAGACCACAGTGGCACTTGCTCTTAATCACAAAGTTGCAGGGCGCACAGGGCGGCGGATGACAGCCCTTGGGACAGGTGTGAACACATCCGGTGGGTCGGGGAACAGAGCAACCCTCCTCGCAGTTGGCGCAACCAGCTTGCTGAGCCATGTCCTGTGGCAGCGCCACCGAATGGCAAACCAAGGAACACTTGTGATTGCCGCACTTAAGCTGACGCGCACACTTTCGCTGGCAGGAGCTGGGCTTGGAGTTCCAGCAGGGCCAAGTGGCCACCTCATGACCCCCGATGCAGGTGACTACGACTCCTTCTTCGCACCGGGGATGGGGTAGAGCCTTATACTCATACTGTAAAAGGAATTAGAAAGGGTTAAAACTCGATATGAAATTAGTAAGCATTTTAAATGTACCTTTTTAGCCTGTGGCTTAGCCTCTTTGGGTTTGTTAACTCTAACTGCCTCATGGCAGCGAGCCTTACAGATGTGTCCGCATTTGCTGGCGTCATTGGGAAGCCCACACACTTGGCCACAAGGAGGACACTCGCCCTTGTGGCAGCGATGTTTAATGGCGTGGTGGCATTTGGCAGTTATGCTATGAGGAGAGGATTAAATAGTTGGCCAGCATATACTTGAAAAGTAACACCAACCGGCAGAGTTCCAAGCAGACAATGCGGGCACTCCTCTCTCTTCCACAAGGAACACTTCTTTTAGTCTTTCCACAGCGGCAGTTTATTTGGGACTCCAGTTTGCAGGGATAGCAGGGTCCGTTGTGGCACACGGACTGGCATTTGTGCTTGTTGCAGCTCAGCTGCTTGCCACAAATCTTCTCGCATGGTGGACACTGATCTCCACAGCACTGAAAAAGGATTAGGATAAGTGAACTATCTAGTATAAAATGCCTTGAAGGATTTCTCACCTTTCTATTGCAGGCATGTTTTCCACAATCACGTATTTGCTTGCATTTAGTCTCGCATGTGAACTCCTTGGAGCAAGGGAGCTCCTTTTCATGCAGACCACAGCGGCATTTCTTTTTAGTTCTCACGGGgcactaaaaaataaattttctttggAGAACTGGAATATTTTCTTGGAAAACATCTTACGGAAATGCAGGGTCCACGATGACAGCGCTGAGTGCAAGTATGCTGGCCACAGGACAACAGCTTCTGGCAAGTATCGCCACACGTTTCCTCCGCCTCATTACAGGGTCTTACTTGAGTCTGCAGAATTaagtataaataaattaatatatcCTTATGCTTCAGGGATAGACATACATTCTTTCCACATGGACAACTCCtaacttgcaagggacactcTCCATCTCCACAGGGACCGGCATGGCAGACCTTTTCACAAATATGCAAACCACAAGCGAAGGGAGCTCCACATACCTGCAAGAATTTAAGGGCTTAACATATTTTAGCTGACCCAATAGCTAATCCTTACGTTCTGACACTTCCATTTGCGATCGGAGCAGCTGACCATCTTGGATTCCCGCTGGCACTCGCAAGGCTGCAGGCTTTTGCTAGTGCAGGGAGGGCACTGTCCTGGTCGATGGCACACTTGATTGCACTTGTGCTTGCCACAGGCCAAGAGATCCTTGCACTGTAAGGTAGATACATTAGTAAGATAGCAGGAAAGTTCTCCAGAAAATCCTTAATCCTACCGGTTGCTGACACCTCCACTGCTTGTCAATGCATCTCATGGACCTGGGACTGGATTTGCCGCACAAGCAGGAGACCTGTGCCTGCTGGGCACATGGGGGACATGGCCCCGGATGACATAGCAGCTTGCAATCGTGTCCACACTTCGGTTGTAAAAGCTTTCCGCAGATCTCACCGCAGGAATGGGGCACCAGAAAGGGCTGGTTCTCAGGATTCACCTCCTTGCCGCAGAAGCAGTTGTACTGCGTGGGCTTCTCCGCCGGCTGGTAGTCCCTGCGGCACTGGGGACAGCACCAGTGCAGAGATTTCTGGCGCTTGGGCGGCACAAACTCGCCCAGGTGATTATAGTACCCCTGGCTGGCCTGGCCGTTCTGCTGCTCCGCCGCCTTCACCTTCATCTGCATCATGCTGTCGTTGGCCCACCGCTGGATGCAGTTCAGGTGGAAGAAGCAGTAGCAGCTCTCGCAGGACCAAATGGCCTCCACCCGGCGGATGCTTCCGATGCAGATGAGGCAAGTGGCTGCTCCCGAGTGGAGGGTGTTCTCCAGGAACGTGCTGGTGCGGGCCGCATCCTTGGCGGTCCCTGCGCTCTCCGTGGGTCTGTAGTTCTTGTACAGGAGTTCTATATAATGTGCGAAAGATAAAGCCGAAATAGTTGGAAGCTTTTGAATGACACGTCACGAGAAGAGGCAGTTGATTTACCCAAAATATGCTGTTCATCCAGTTCGCCTTCATCTTCGGAGCTGGAGGCGTAGTTGTCCACCAGTTTTTGGGCAGCCGCTAAATTTTTGGCCTGCGCTTTGTTGaacttttccattttttttaccGGCGTTTTTGTCTATCAACTGGGAATAAATTCTTGGGGGTAGAACCAGGGATGCAGGTCAAAGTGATAACAGCAATTAAGGGAACTAGTTCCGGGAGGAACTTTATGCTTGTGTGAACTTTAAAGTTCATTTTCAATTGGAAACTATTCAATATGTGATGTCAAATTTCTATTATCAATTtccataaaaaattatacaaattaaatttgtataccATAACCACCAAATTTCCATATAAtcttatataaattaattttaaatcgaTCCGAAATCCTTAGTTGCTAGCGCTCTTATTCCAAGTTAGCTCATAGTTTTACACTGTATGTtagctttatataaataaataaattttaaatagttttgcaGCTGTCACATTCTAGTATAATAGTactgatttttatgtttaaattAAGTTATTTGCATTTTGGTAGATATTCAATTTTTAACTTAACCGTTAAGTCACTTTACTTGCCAGCCCTGGATATCGATGTCAACCATCTGTTTGTGAGTGCGACACCCTGGAACAGCTTTCACATCAATTAcaagtacaaaaaaaataaaattgaaaaaattaaatatatccAGACAAACCGAAACCGCTCCGATCCAAGATGAGTTTCCTTAATTACGTGTTCGGCCCCAATCTGTTCATGGAGTACCGCGGTGTTCCGGAGCCACAGCGCAAGATGTACGAGGCGGGTGCGGTGGAGAAGTTCGGCGAGCAGATTCTGTCCACGGTATGTGTGCCCTCCGATCCCTTGGGGAGGTGGGTCTCAAAGCCGCAGCATATGGCAGTGTAGAAAGTGGACTTTCCTCTTTGCAGCTCTCGGTGATGTGGTCCGTGGGCTACTACACATCGCCGCTGCTCGTCACATTCCTCTATCGACGCGGCTACCTGGTGACCGACTCCTTGCCGACGCTGGCCAAGATCACCACCAGTGTGGGCCTCATTGTGATAATCTCGCTGGTGATGCGCGGCCTTGGGCGCAAGCAATCCCGCTCCTACTCCAACATGATGAAGGCCCTGGTCCGGGCAAAGGCTTCCAAGACGGCGGGAGATGCCAACAGCGAGCTGCGTCGCTTCGACATCGAGTTCAATGCCTGGCCGGTGGACTTCGATGTGAAGGCCTTGACCGGGTGAGTGGTGGTGTCCTCTACAGTGTTTGTCCAATAACCCTTTCTGTCCAGAGACACCAAGAAGCCCGTGGTCACGGCCAGCAGACAGGAGCCTCTCAAACTGGACACTGTGCCTTGTGAGGTCATCGCCTACCTGGCCATCAACACATTCGGGCTCTCCATGATCTATCCGGGCTCCGTCAAGCTGCTCCAGAAATTCATGAGTAAGAGAGAAAGCTAATCAGGAGTTAGCCATCTAAAATCACACTATGCAATCGGTCAAGGCTGATTTTTTAAGTTGTGCGCAATTTCTCAAATATGTATGTCACATGTACATACAGCTTAAGAAATATTAGTCATTCTCATATACTGGCTGTAAGTTTCTGCCAAGATAATGTAGAAACTAGTTTGCTAAGAAAAcacatacaaaaatattaagacTGCATCGTTTGTCTTACAAACTATGGTATTTATTTAAGCTTGTTATTTATAAAGTCATTTTAAAAGTCAGAACTTTAATACATGTCTACCCTTGCAGGACCCATGCTGATCTCTGGACGCGCCAAGCTCATCGAGGATGACAACGGCATCCGCTACAAGGTAAAGACCATTGACTCGAACGAAATCGATACGTTGTTTATTGACAACCGCAACGATAACGTGGGCAATGGCAAGACTCTAGTCATTTGCTCCGAGGGCAATGCCGGCTTCTATGAAGTGGGCATAATGGGCACCCCAGTGGCCTTAAAGTACTCAGTTCTGGGTTGGAATCACCCCGGATTCGCCGGCAGCACGGGCACACCTTATCCGCACCAGGACAAGAACGCCATCGATGCTGTGGTGCAGTTCGCTATCAATCATCTAGGCTTCGCCGTGGAGGATATCATTCTGTATGGCTGGAGTATCGGTGGCTTCAGCACATTGTACGCTGCCTCTGTATACCCGGATGTCAAGGGGGTGGTGCTGGACGCCACCTTCGATGATGTCCTCTACTTGGCCGTTCCGCGTATGCCAGCTCCACTGGCGGGCATTGTCAAGGTAGCCATTCGCAACTACTGCAATTTAAACAATGCCGAACTGGCCAACGAGTTCAATGGACCCATATCCTTTATTCGCCGCACTGAGGATGAAATTATTGCAGAGTGAGTGATGATTTTCCCAGTTTAGACGAGTTTATAATAAGGAAAACCTTTGAATTTCGCCAGGGACAACCACATTGAGACTAATCGCGGCAATTTCTTGGTCTTGTCGGTGCTCAAGCACAGGTACCCCAACATTTATGGGGCTTCCCAGCTGAACAAGGCCAAGGGGCTGCTGTCCAAACCTCTGGAGCCTTATAGTATCCCCACCGCCGACGAGAAGCTCTGCATGTCTCGCTTGATCACATACGCCTCCGACGAGGGCAAGTCCTTCCCCATGAACATAGGCGCGGATTACTCAGACGAGGTGCGCAACCTCATGGCTGTGTTCTTGGTGGGTTTTTGTTTTGGCAGTTTAAAGTGTTAAGATAACTAATTCTGTCCGCCTTTCAGTTGCGCAAGCATTTACGTGACTACAACTCCACGCACTGCACCCAGCTGCCCGGAGAGTTCTTCA
Encoded here:
- the LOC119554486 gene encoding solute carrier family 66 member 3; translated protein: MSGALGDVVSEYLERGLVLVIADLLSLITVSSCLVIKVPQINTIRANESSKGISVLGLCLELFSYTVMLSYNYTSGYDFLSYMEYPVLLLQEYALIYYAFKYQDLLGKRTQLVAVLYSIVATLIYLKLFPVIILTFLVPFCTPIGATSKVLQLLAILRTKDASSVSRTTWALSAFTNMTRIYTVFFQSHDWMLLSNFLISTFLSASVFAAACFYKKKAKAE
- the LOC119554501 gene encoding phosphatidylserine lipase ABHD16A, whose protein sequence is MSFLNYVFGPNLFMEYRGVPEPQRKMYEAGAVEKFGEQILSTLSVMWSVGYYTSPLLVTFLYRRGYLVTDSLPTLAKITTSVGLIVIISLVMRGLGRKQSRSYSNMMKALVRAKASKTAGDANSELRRFDIEFNAWPVDFDVKALTGDTKKPVVTASRQEPLKLDTVPCEVIAYLAINTFGLSMIYPGSVKLLQKFMRPMLISGRAKLIEDDNGIRYKVKTIDSNEIDTLFIDNRNDNVGNGKTLVICSEGNAGFYEVGIMGTPVALKYSVLGWNHPGFAGSTGTPYPHQDKNAIDAVVQFAINHLGFAVEDIILYGWSIGGFSTLYAASVYPDVKGVVLDATFDDVLYLAVPRMPAPLAGIVKVAIRNYCNLNNAELANEFNGPISFIRRTEDEIIAEDNHIETNRGNFLVLSVLKHRYPNIYGASQLNKAKGLLSKPLEPYSIPTADEKLCMSRLITYASDEGKSFPMNIGADYSDEVRNLMAVFLLRKHLRDYNSTHCTQLPGEFFNMPWDIPTEQGFVFT
- the LOC119552906 gene encoding F-box/WD repeat-containing protein 7 gives rise to the protein MERGCPAASSESVASAGERTQLAVTSSTSTWAKSQASTSRKAGASEGLEAALGEVGSAGSPGDGGEAFVSMSTLRDDVEDVCVSSNSQHGFAVVLDDESSTFEISSSNSLPTSAGAASTVGVVAVDDSSSTDTLNGGHPGLGHTASSEHSRQGFFNEDNEDPPVVCLINDIDDDEEPEPEDEFEEELIEDDDEDVGDIVVAAIDCPNTSQLALADGTIMAADGSKIFLETPVVEEAQPHPGQVVTTGPQSELTGKPKRLSDEFLLGEEEQAENLALGRSFKSEPVSVGLDDNPSEGDDAATCSSLHDRLMSVRLKQMSLTANAVSNPSPAASANAAAPEEASTSSSSSNSSSALSKADIESMDLIERRDFETEQRLTGGIILRTSSMMSQNKLNLSLIKSVAGGNRVANGSGTANSDDWPSSSNGRTVSSDSKYTYNKDLSTTPTSSRKYTNSRLSKSTAKLNLGSTLGASSCSQHRNSSSSTSKSTESATSCTGAARTDVYTNTNSNDYPGLAPSVSGSSTSSGSCQQDQEENASASVSYSSVGSQTSQEGGCSRTTAINPTADCSAGTACLGDSQASTSASTSSGAGASNSNRCQYATASTTKAARQVNASAQTQERFLARSNLSAASGAGVAGAQPAASVRQRRNGSSDVVHLEVVVEEGAAGGDGGLVEPGDFSAEEPWGNCDEENNCSDLEEICTCQNGNGSSYGGSNASLSETFDLDVMDPDEPISLSLSTASSAVGFSECSLTNPSSLISQQRKRKYNEGRLLDGGDYSLTISSSGGVGGTGSGVSDNCRKRIAYDFASTPRSSQHSGPTAVLSLTPSLHLATASPGSALGRRTPRSVPTRDNPPPELQHWLGQFQRWSHVERLLALDRLIDHCDPSQVRHMMKVIEPQFQRDFISLLPRELALFVLSYLEPKDLLRAAQTCRSWRFLCDDNLLWKEKCRKAQILAEPRSDRPKRGRDGNMPPIASPWKAAYMRQHIIEMNWRSRPVRKPKVLKGHDDHVITCLQFSGNRIVSGSDDNTLKVWSAVNGKCLRTLVGHTGGVWSSQMSGNIIISGSTDRTLKVWDMDSGACVHTLQGHTSTVRCMHLHGSKVVSGSRDATLRVWDIEQGSCLHVLVGHLAAVRCVQYDGKLIVSGAYDYMVKIWHPERQECLHTLQGHTNRVYSLQFDGLHVVSGSLDTSIRVWDVETGNCKHTLMGHQSLTSGMELRQNILVSGNADSTVKVWDITTGQCLQTLSGPNKHQSAVTCLQFNSRFVVTSSDDGTVKLWDVKTGDFIRNLVALDSGGSGGVVWRIRANDTKLICAVGSRNGTEETKLMVLDFDVEGACVKCS
- the LOC119554485 gene encoding NF-X1-type zinc finger protein NFXL1, whose amino-acid sequence is MEKFNKAQAKNLAAAQKLVDNYASSSEDEGELDEQHILELLYKNYRPTESAGTAKDAARTSTFLENTLHSGAATCLICIGSIRRVEAIWSCESCYCFFHLNCIQRWANDSMMQMKVKAAEQQNGQASQGYYNHLGEFVPPKRQKSLHWCCPQCRRDYQPAEKPTQYNCFCGKEVNPENQPFLVPHSCGEICGKLLQPKCGHDCKLLCHPGPCPPCAQQAQVSCLCGKSSPRSMRCIDKQWRCQQPCKDLLACGKHKCNQVCHRPGQCPPCTSKSLQPCECQRESKMVSCSDRKWKCQNVCGAPFACGLHICEKVCHAGPCGDGECPLQVRSCPCGKNTQVRPCNEAEETCGDTCQKLLSCGQHTCTQRCHRGPCISCPVRTKKKCRCGLHEKELPCSKEFTCETKCKQIRDCGKHACNRKCCGDQCPPCEKICGKQLSCNKHKCQSVCHNGPCYPCKLESQINCRCGKTKRSVPCGRERSARIVCLELCRITAKCHHAIKHRCHKGECPPCGQVCGLPNDASKCGHICKARCHEAVRVNKPKEAKPQAKKYEYKALPHPRCEEGVVVTCIGGHEVATWPCWNSKPSSCQRKCARQLKCGNHKCSLVCHSVALPQDMAQQAGCANCEEGCSVPRPTGCVHTCPKGCHPPPCAPCNFVIKSKCHCGLNQLVYKCSEYFDESGTVQEIIERREKLRSCLNRCLKNYPCGHRCTAICHSGKCPNPDLCRKKVRIFCACKRLKQEIACDKHRAGQTSLECDSICKAEQSRAQAAELQQLEQKRRNEEERNRLELEKFEAKFGKRKHKERKTVDVGPAKTKIDWQRWAIYLVSILTVVGAIAVAFYADS